The Ananas comosus cultivar F153 linkage group 4, ASM154086v1, whole genome shotgun sequence region TTTAAACTGGTAATTGCAATAAAAAATTTCcttaaagtaatttttttttttccatttgatTATAATAACATTTTCACGCATTAAACAACTTATTGAAACGATctcatatgtatttttttttaaattttttttattattttggctCCTTCACCTACCagcaaccaaatacaaaatgaTTAAAACTAATAACACCAACAATTACACGAATCCTACCTCCCAACACCACCCAAATCCACCATTTCACTTccaagcaaaataaaataagaacaTTCAGGAATTTGAAAATGTTTCGCCAACTATGCTAAGTTCGTGACATTAAGCTGTCAGAGAACGGTGTTTCTGATATTTTTGATCAGGAGGTGCGGCACTGGGTGATGGCGGAGCAGCCGCGGGAGTAAGGGTTGGCCTGGGCGCCGGGCTGGCAGTTGTAGTAGGAGGCGCCGCGCTGCGAGCACGGCACACTGTCGCTGCTCAGTGCGTTGTATCCGATGTAGTTCGACGTCGCCAGCGACCGACGGCTCCCGAACTCCGAGCTCAGCCCGTACTCCTCCTCGCCCGCGCCGCCGCACTCCCCCACCGTCCCCGCGCACGCCGAATTCCTCGCCCAGACCAGCTCCTCCGCGCGGCGTAGGCCGACACTGTTACCGGCCGAGCCCAGGGATGAGATCACCGCAAAACATGCGGCGGCGAGGAGAAGCAGCGCTGTTTCGCGTGGCCGCGCCATCGGTGTATATCAGTATATGgtagttgctcttatatgtTGTTATTGTGTTTGTAGGATTAAAGAGAGGGGGTGGTGGAGTGGtttatataggaaaaaaaaaaaaaaaaaaaaaaaaaaaaaaatgggtagGGGAAAATGGCACCTATTTTCGGTAGAATTACCAGAATGCCATTTgactaaatatattaaattactaATAAGTAGATGACTCTAATAACACATCTctattttttgctattttctACTATATTGATTTTATAGATAATATGATATCACAGTTAGTTCGAAATTCTCTCAATTCTAAAATGTCGTGAATTTAAAACTCAAACCCACCAGAAGAGCGAGTGTGATTGCTCAATCTTTGAATAACAACtttcataatatttatatttataaattttgaaggaTTTAAAGTGGTATGTATGATTAAAGGATATGTAGGAAAACTTGGTTTAGGTTTTGTGTAGAAATGAGAATGAGGAGATTAAGGACTTGGGTCAGAATCaattatatgtaaagttttggACTTGGCTTCAAGTTTAGTTTGATTCTTTCAGCTTAAACAAAAATTTGTGTTTGCGTCACCGGTAGCGACGTGCCAACTATCCTTGATTATGCTAAATCTTAGAGGACGGAGAGTCGTTCGAGtgatactaaaaaaattagattctaAGTAATCCAATTAATTATGTCTTAAACAATCGATCGGATATAAACGTTTGATAAGATGATTATGATTGAGGAGCAAGTGACGGTGGTGTCAGCAAAGAGAAAGATTGAGCTACATCACGAATCAaaagaattattatatatatgtaaaataatttgaacGCCGAATTGTCTGTTCTGATATCATATGAAAGAAACTACTAATCTTTTAAAGTCTAAATCACGAGAAAGCATTGCTTTGAATGATTTATATTcagcaatttaaaaaaaaaaaaaattttgatactatattttattgtcattTTTGTCCAAGTTTGCGTCTCTTCCAAAATTTTTACCTAGTAATTTAATGAACTTAATATTAAATCATTTTCGACTCCCAACACTTTTTTGACCCATTCGTCCTGTGTGTGGTGGTGCTGATGCTTCCTCTCATCTCACACCATTTTACATGTCGTTCAGTTCACCAACTCCCCCAGTTAAGATCGATGCCCAGATGACCCCAccatgtctctctctctctccctttagCTTATTTTCATTTAGATATTCTGAGATTATCATCTTGGGTTTTTATATACACAAATTTTTGTGTTATCTGAAGGTCAGGTTCGCATCGGATATTGATCGTGTTCGGTGTCGAGTACGTTGTCAGTCGATTGGATATCTGAATCTAAACTCGACGGATTAGAGCCTAAGTTCAAAATCTTAGGTGGTTGATATAAAAATTCTTATGGAAAGTCAAAAATAACATCTTTGGGTGCGAGAGagaaataaattaatgaaaGGTATAGTAAGCTTTGGAGCAACTATAATTCAATTTGAAGTTGAAAGTGATAATTGGCTATTTGTTGGTCCCAACCTAGGCTTGCATATAAATGGTTTTAGCTTGATTCCAAAGttaggttcaaaatcaatatcaGGATGAGATTGAGCATTATCCAAATTGATTAGGGTGGATGGCCAATACTAAAACTAAAACCAAGTTACAAAGTTGG contains the following coding sequences:
- the LOC109708496 gene encoding rapid alkalinization factor-like — its product is MARPRETALLLLAAACFAVISSLGSAGNSVGLRRAEELVWARNSACAGTVGECGGAGEEEYGLSSEFGSRRSLATSNYIGYNALSSDSVPCSQRGASYYNCQPGAQANPYSRGCSAITQCRTS